One stretch of Lentimicrobium sp. L6 DNA includes these proteins:
- a CDS encoding glycosyltransferase family 87 protein, producing the protein MSTLLFRGEKTFGVDENLYSHYNNYEIFKYSHHHLFQGKNLYVIHPTEHFDFFKYSPSFAVFFGVFSHFPDWIGLMLWSLLNALLLVYSFYYLPRISNFSKGLMVMIVLLELITALLNAQSNALLAALMILSFGKMEKGKEFWASFFMVSSVFIKVFGLVGFAIFLLYPKKWKVVLYSFFWFAVWLILPLAFINLEKYQFLVESWMNLLGAEKITYLNFSFLSVLKLISSVPINNLFIQVLGVVVFLIPMLFCKKYQFYRFRLLTLASILIWVVIFNHRAESPTFVIAMAGIAIWFVASPKNKWNIALFASSIILTSLALTDAFPPIVRREFIVPYSVKAWPCIAIWFKIVYDMLMLREDVAGDLLAIEK; encoded by the coding sequence ATGTCTACATTATTATTTAGAGGTGAAAAGACTTTTGGTGTAGATGAAAATCTATATTCTCACTATAATAATTATGAGATATTTAAATACTCTCATCATCATCTTTTCCAGGGTAAAAATCTCTATGTCATTCATCCTACAGAACACTTTGATTTTTTTAAATACTCTCCAAGTTTTGCGGTTTTTTTTGGGGTTTTTAGCCATTTTCCCGATTGGATAGGGTTGATGCTCTGGAGTTTGTTAAATGCGCTATTATTGGTCTATTCCTTCTATTATTTACCGCGGATTTCTAATTTCTCAAAAGGCCTGATGGTGATGATAGTCTTGCTTGAATTAATCACTGCCTTGCTCAATGCGCAATCCAACGCGTTATTAGCGGCCTTGATGATTCTGAGTTTCGGAAAAATGGAGAAAGGAAAAGAATTTTGGGCCAGTTTTTTCATGGTGAGTTCTGTCTTTATTAAGGTGTTTGGATTAGTGGGTTTTGCCATCTTTTTGCTTTATCCCAAGAAATGGAAAGTGGTATTATATTCCTTCTTCTGGTTTGCGGTTTGGTTGATTCTGCCTTTGGCATTTATCAATTTGGAGAAATATCAATTTTTGGTAGAAAGCTGGATGAATCTTTTAGGAGCAGAGAAAATAACCTATCTCAATTTCTCGTTTTTAAGCGTGCTAAAGCTCATTTCTTCAGTTCCTATCAATAACTTGTTTATTCAGGTCTTAGGAGTGGTGGTGTTTCTAATTCCCATGCTCTTTTGTAAGAAATATCAATTCTATAGATTCCGATTACTTACTCTAGCTTCCATATTGATATGGGTGGTTATTTTTAATCATAGAGCTGAATCGCCTACTTTTGTGATTGCCATGGCAGGAATTGCTATTTGGTTTGTGGCTAGTCCTAAGAATAAATGGAATATTGCGCTTTTTGCTTCATCTATTATTCTCACCTCTTTGGCACTTACAGATGCTTTTCCACCCATTGTTCGTCGTGAATTTATTGTTCCCTACTCCGTTAAGGCTTGGCCTTGCATTGCTATTTGGTTTAAAATAGTATACGATATGTTAATGTTAAGAGAAGATGTGGCTGGAGATTTACTGGCTATTGAGAAATGA
- the miaB gene encoding tRNA (N6-isopentenyl adenosine(37)-C2)-methylthiotransferase MiaB, with product MDLKPINKKLYIETYGCQMNVSDSEIVGSIMKGIGYEQNDSPEDADVIFINTCSIRDNAEQRVRKRLHEIKKMKKRNPNLTVGILGCMAERLKEKLIEEQEFVDLIVGPDAYRELPGLIKTVDSGRKAINVLLSEEETYSEIEPVRYGDNGISAFISIMRGCQNWCTYCVVPFTRGKERSRDPHTIIKEAKELFAKGYKEVTLLGQNVNSYKWDSEEDKVGFHDLLRMVSEVSPLLRVRFATSHPKDISDDLIKTIAAHHNICNYIHLPVQSGSSAVLKKMHRKYTREWYMERIETIKKHIPDVGLSTDIIAGFCSETEEDHQETLSLMEWVAYDYAFMFKYSERPDTIAAKKFDDDVPEEVKSRRLQEIIEQQQKSALMLNKQDIGKTFEVLVEKVSKKSDEQLAGRNSQNKMIVFPRKDYKPGDYAMVKVLDCTAATLIGEVVD from the coding sequence ATGGACTTAAAACCCATTAATAAAAAACTATATATAGAAACCTATGGTTGCCAGATGAATGTATCGGACAGCGAAATTGTGGGTTCCATTATGAAAGGAATTGGCTACGAACAAAACGATAGTCCAGAAGATGCCGATGTGATTTTTATCAATACCTGTTCTATTCGTGATAATGCCGAGCAAAGAGTAAGAAAGCGTTTACATGAAATTAAAAAGATGAAAAAGCGTAATCCCAATCTCACTGTTGGTATTTTGGGTTGTATGGCCGAGCGTTTAAAGGAAAAACTCATAGAAGAACAAGAATTTGTTGATTTGATTGTGGGGCCTGATGCTTATCGTGAATTACCAGGTTTGATTAAAACCGTGGATTCTGGTCGAAAAGCCATTAATGTTTTATTGAGCGAAGAAGAAACCTATTCCGAAATAGAACCTGTTCGTTATGGTGATAATGGGATCTCTGCCTTTATTAGCATCATGCGTGGTTGTCAAAACTGGTGTACCTATTGCGTGGTTCCTTTTACCAGAGGGAAGGAACGTAGCCGTGACCCTCACACCATTATTAAAGAAGCAAAAGAATTATTTGCAAAAGGATATAAGGAGGTGACTTTATTAGGCCAAAATGTGAATTCTTATAAATGGGATTCTGAAGAAGATAAGGTGGGTTTTCACGATTTATTGAGAATGGTATCAGAAGTGTCTCCACTATTACGTGTGCGATTTGCCACTTCTCACCCAAAAGATATTTCAGATGATTTAATTAAAACTATTGCAGCACACCATAATATCTGTAATTATATCCACCTTCCAGTTCAGTCGGGGAGTTCTGCAGTACTGAAAAAAATGCATAGAAAATATACCCGAGAATGGTATATGGAGCGCATTGAAACCATTAAAAAACATATTCCAGATGTGGGATTGTCAACTGATATTATTGCAGGATTCTGTAGCGAGACAGAGGAGGATCATCAAGAAACCTTGAGTTTGATGGAATGGGTCGCTTACGATTATGCCTTTATGTTTAAATATTCTGAGCGTCCAGATACCATTGCAGCAAAGAAATTTGATGATGATGTTCCGGAGGAGGTTAAAAGCAGAAGATTACAAGAAATTATAGAGCAGCAGCAGAAATCAGCATTGATGCTTAATAAGCAAGATATTGGGAAAACCTTCGAAGTTTTAGTAGAAAAAGTTTCTAAGAAGTCAGACGAGCAGTTAGCCGGTAGAAATAGCCAGAACAAGATGATAGTATTTCCAAGAAAGGATTATAAACCAGGTGATTATGCCATGGTGAAAGTATTAGATTGTACTGCTGCTACCCTTATTGGTGAAGTGGTTGATTAG
- a CDS encoding BatA domain-containing protein: MEFLYPNILYGLFAVAIPILVHLFNFRKYQKVYFSNVALLKSIHKKTKKQSQLKHLMVLLMRLLAIVFVVLAFARPFIPKENAAIEKQEHQMVSLYLDNSFSMTHMGENGSLLNEAQNMALNILESYENSDKFHLITNEMDARHHRWFNKMEMAQHIMEVEPVYMQQDIEEVFQREQMLRNQDELLSNKAYFYLLSDFQKNASFNKNMVVDSNLLVRLLPLQNNPVNNLSVDSVWFEHPVQLPQTVSVLHVLLSNNGEEDQNSIPLKLFIQSQQKAVLTVDLEAGESRVFDLSFTNEEQGHFTGRIAIEDYPITYDDRLFFGFQVRDLFQVAVISNEKSNAYLNQLFQEDTLIQLTNFTANSVDYNLLAQQDLIIVNGIGEMGSGLAKELADDVRSGTQVLFIPSEKNQYHSWLRINNLPSYQSMDSASVRLNEINKELSFFERVFQKEWAQSDKNQKIDLPMIYQYWPINLQSASSTLSLLQTRSGKTLLSESEMGKGKVYQLAFPLQASYSQLPQHALFVPVVYQMVMQSKDQKPMYEVLGSGIPVEVKINHDDRAQDAVVYLKQGEQMWIPEMKHKSYQEYTLLHVQWPNDGIFQVQYQENTTEEIAVNYNRKESDFRIWSPEELSNKIAQNNWPNFQMIKSSAKQITAQLIQMDQGFSLWKWFLFFAIIFIFVETMILRFWK; the protein is encoded by the coding sequence ATGGAGTTTTTATACCCAAATATTTTATACGGATTATTTGCAGTGGCTATTCCCATATTAGTCCACCTTTTTAATTTCCGAAAGTATCAGAAAGTTTACTTTAGTAATGTGGCACTTTTAAAAAGTATCCACAAAAAAACCAAGAAACAATCTCAGCTGAAACATCTTATGGTGTTGTTAATGAGGTTGTTAGCTATTGTTTTTGTGGTTTTGGCCTTTGCACGTCCTTTTATTCCAAAAGAAAATGCAGCTATTGAGAAGCAAGAGCATCAGATGGTGAGTTTGTATTTGGACAATTCCTTTAGTATGACTCATATGGGGGAAAATGGAAGTTTGCTCAACGAAGCTCAAAACATGGCTTTGAATATCTTAGAGTCTTATGAGAACAGCGATAAATTCCATTTGATCACTAATGAAATGGATGCGCGTCATCACCGTTGGTTTAATAAAATGGAAATGGCTCAACATATTATGGAAGTGGAGCCGGTTTATATGCAACAAGATATAGAGGAGGTTTTTCAAAGAGAGCAGATGCTTCGAAATCAAGATGAATTGCTTTCCAATAAAGCCTATTTCTATCTTCTTTCCGATTTCCAGAAAAATGCTAGTTTCAATAAAAACATGGTGGTAGATTCCAATCTGCTCGTCCGACTATTACCGCTTCAAAACAATCCCGTTAATAACCTTTCTGTTGATAGTGTTTGGTTCGAGCATCCTGTTCAGCTTCCTCAAACCGTATCGGTTTTACATGTTCTATTAAGTAATAATGGAGAGGAGGACCAGAATAGCATTCCGCTTAAATTATTTATTCAATCGCAGCAAAAGGCTGTTTTAACAGTGGATTTAGAAGCAGGAGAAAGTCGAGTCTTTGATTTGTCTTTCACCAACGAGGAACAAGGCCATTTTACAGGAAGAATAGCAATAGAAGATTATCCAATTACTTATGATGATAGATTATTCTTTGGCTTTCAGGTTCGTGATTTATTTCAAGTGGCAGTGATTTCCAATGAAAAATCCAATGCCTATCTCAATCAGCTTTTTCAGGAGGATACCCTCATCCAATTAACTAATTTCACCGCTAATTCTGTTGATTATAATCTACTCGCTCAGCAAGATTTAATCATAGTAAATGGCATTGGAGAAATGGGAAGTGGCTTGGCTAAAGAGCTTGCCGACGACGTGAGATCTGGAACTCAAGTTTTATTTATTCCTTCAGAAAAAAATCAGTATCATTCTTGGTTAAGAATAAACAATTTGCCCAGCTATCAATCAATGGATAGTGCTTCAGTACGTTTAAATGAAATCAATAAAGAGCTATCCTTCTTCGAAAGGGTATTCCAAAAGGAATGGGCGCAAAGCGATAAAAATCAGAAGATAGATTTACCCATGATTTATCAATATTGGCCCATTAATCTGCAGTCAGCTAGCTCCACCTTGAGCTTATTACAAACCAGAAGTGGTAAGACTTTGCTTAGTGAATCGGAAATGGGAAAAGGAAAAGTATATCAATTGGCTTTCCCATTGCAGGCTTCGTATAGTCAGCTGCCACAACATGCTTTATTTGTGCCTGTAGTATATCAAATGGTGATGCAATCTAAAGATCAGAAACCCATGTACGAGGTTTTGGGCTCTGGAATTCCTGTTGAGGTAAAGATAAACCATGACGATAGAGCTCAAGATGCGGTTGTATATTTGAAACAGGGCGAGCAAATGTGGATTCCAGAGATGAAGCATAAAAGCTACCAAGAATATACTTTGCTTCATGTGCAATGGCCCAATGATGGGATTTTTCAAGTGCAGTATCAGGAAAACACAACCGAAGAAATTGCTGTAAACTATAATAGAAAAGAATCGGATTTTAGAATATGGTCACCAGAAGAGCTCTCCAATAAGATAGCCCAGAACAATTGGCCCAATTTTCAGATGATAAAATCTTCAGCCAAACAAATCACTGCTCAATTGATTCAGATGGATCAGGGATTTAGTCTTTGGAAATGGTTTCTATTTTTCGCAATTATATTTATTTTTGTGGAAACTATGATATTACGATTTTGGAAATAG